Within the Nocardioides aurantiacus genome, the region CGCGGATCGCGCGGATCTCGGTGACGGCGAGCAGCGCCTCGAGCTCGCCACCGAGGGCGGCCGCCAGGTCGGTGACCGCCCGCAGCGCGGGGACGGCGTCGTCGGCGTCGACGAACCACTCGGTCTGGATCTCGTCGCCGAAGCTGGGCTGCCGGTCGCCGCGGAAGTGCGGCAACCGCTCGGCCCACGGGCCGGGCTCGCCGCGCAGCGTCAGGTGGTCCTCGCCGGGCAGCAGCCGGAACGCGGCGTCGGCGGCCATCGGCGGCACCCCGCCCGTCCAGTCCAGAGGCACCTCGTCGGGCTCGACGCGGTGCTTGACCAGCACCTCGGTCGGGTCGGTGTCGTTCCAGCGGCCGAACACGCTCACGCTGTACGCCGACCCCAGCAGCTCGGTGACCTGCTCGATCGACTCCGACCAGCGCAGGTGGTCGTAGAGGTCCTGGCGCACGAGGTAGGTCGGCTCGACCTCGAGGTCGAGCCGGGTGACCGCTCCCAGCGCCCCGAGCGCGACGACCGAGCCGTCGAAGTCGACGTGGTTGTCGGCGATGGTGCGCAGCTCACCGGAGGGGTCGATCAGCTCCAGGCGTCGTACGCCGGCGGCGAGGACGCGGTTGCCGGCCCCGGACCCGTGGGTGCCGGTGGCGCAGGCACCGCCGACGGAGATGTGCGGCAGCGACCCGAGGTTGGCGAGCGCGAGGCCGCGCTCCTGCAGGAACGACGCGACGACGCGGTACGGCGTGCCGCTGGTCACCCGGACGGTGCCCTCGGCCTCGTCGAGCTCCGGCTCGGCCGTGACGCCGGTCAGGTCGATTAGCGTCCCGGGGGTGTCGCAGAGGTCGTTGAAGGAGTGGCGGGTGCCCACCAGCCGGACGTGGTCGGCGTCGGCGACCGCCTGCTGCGCCTCCTCGACGGACCCGGCCCGCAGGTAGCGGCCGGCGGAGTAGCGGTGGTTGCCGGCCCAGTTGACCAGCTCGTCGGGGGTGGGTGCGCTCACATCAGCAGAGCATGTCACCAGTCGCCGAGCCACGCCTCCAGGGAGAGGTCGTCGGGCAGCGGGCGGCCCGGCGCGGGCGCCGTCGCGGGTGCGGGCGGGGTGGTGCCCCAGCGCTCGGCGCGGCGCACCAGCCGCAGCTCGGTGGTGGTCGCGACCGGTCCGGCGGCGTCGTGGAGCACCCCGGGGGAGGCGCCGGCCAGCAGCGTGCGCCAGGCGTCGTCGTCGAGCTGCCAGGGCCGGTGCAGCCCGACCAGCAGCCGCGCGGGGGAGGCCGCGGCCGCGGCGAGCGGGTCGCCGTCGTGCCGCAGCACGCGCGGCTCGCCGGCGAGCACCCCGGCCTGCCGTTCGTCGAGCAGCAGGTGCGCGGTCGGGTCGGCGCGCAGCGCGGCATCGCACACCAGCAGCAGCGCGCGGTCGTCGAACGCGGCGTCGGTGGCGAGCAGCCGGTCGACCGGGGTGGGGCGGCCGGCCAGGCCGAGCAGGCCGCGCGGCGCGAGCCCGGGCACGCCGACCCGGGAGGCGATCGCGGCGGTCTCGGCGGTCTTCACGCCGCGCGGGCGCTCCCCGGCGTCGGGGCCGTCGTGCCAGGCGACCGCCGCCGGCTCGTGGGCGAGCAGGCCACCGGCGAGGCGGCTGCGGTGCGCGAGCTCCCAGTCCTCCCCGCCGTACGCCGTGAAGCCCTCGTCGAACCCGCCCAGCTCCTCGAACCACCAGCGCGAACAGGCCATCACGGCGCTGATGACGAACCGGCACGACAGGTCGTCGGCGTCCCGCAGGTCGCGCGAGGCGGCGTACGCCGAGCGCAGCCACGGCGGCTCGGTGAGCTCGTGCGCCGGCCCTGCGACCTCGACCGGCGCGTCGACGGGGCGGGCGGCGAGGTCGGCGTGGCGGCGGCGGCCGACCACGAGGACGTCGGGCTGCAGCCGCGGCAGCCGGGTCAGCGCCTCGAGCAGCCCGGGCTCCGGCGTGGTGTCGGCGTCCAGCAGCACGACGACGTCGGTGCCCAGCTGCGCGACGCCGTGGTTGCGGGCGGCGGCGGCGCGGAAGCCGCGGTCCTCCTGCGTCACGAGCCGTACGCCGCGCGGCACGCCCGGCGGCACGGCCGACCCGTCGTCGGAGACCACGACCTCGTCGGGTGGCAGCGTCTGGCGGGTCAGGGCGTGCAAGGTGCGCGCCAGCTCGGCCGGCTGCTCGAAGTGGGTGACCACGACGCCCACGGTGCGGCGGGGGGCGTCCTGCTGCTCGATCGCGTCGCGGTCGGCGTCGGAGCGGGGGCGTCCCCAGGGCGGGCGGGACCAGGGCGGGCGGGACCCCGGGGCCGGGGTCACGCGACCCGGCCGGTGCCCTGGAGCAGCACCCGCTGCCAGAACCGCTCGTAGCCGCGCGCCGCGTCGGCCAGGTCGTGGGCGAGCCCGGCCCCCGGTCGCAGCCGCGTGCTGGAGGGGTCGGCGAGGGCGGCGGCGACGGCGTCGGGCAGGCCGGCGACGTCGACGAGGTGGAGGGTGCCGGGGCGGAGCCGGGCCATCTCCTCGAAGTAGGGGCCGCGGCGCACCAGCGGTCGCCTCCCGGCCGAGAGCCAGGAGTTGACCGAGCCGGAGGCCGAGACGTTGCGGTGCCCGGCGTACGGCACGTCGACGGCGGCCAGGGCGGCGTCGAGCTCGTGGTCGGCCAGCCAGCCGCTGATCCGCACCTCGACGCCGATCCGGGCGCCGCGGCGCACGAGCTCCTCGGCGTCGGCGTCGTGGCCGCGGGCGACGGCGCCCAGCGCGAGCACGTCGACCACCAGGCCGCGGCGGGCGAGCGCGGCGGCGGCGCCGAGCGCCTGCAGGTGGCCCTTGCCGGGGTAGACCCAGCCCGCGACCCCCAGCGTGCTGCGCCCCGGGCGGTGCCAGCTCCCGCCGTCGGGGTGCCCGGGGTGATCGGGGTGCCCGGTGCGATCGGGGCGGGCCACCGCGGGCAGCGGCACCACCCCGACGGGGGTCCGGGGGCCCGGGTGGTCCTCGAGCACGCGGGCGAGCAGGCCGCGCTCGTGCCGGGAGGAGACCACGACGCCGGCCGCGGCGCGGGCCATGGCGGCGTAAGCCGCACGGCGGCGGGGGAACAGCGCGCGCCCGTCGTGGGGCTGCGGCACGTCGTGGAGGGTGAGCGTGGTCGGGCGGGACCGGCAGACGGCGACGACGGCGGTCGCGGCGGCCTCGGGCGTGGCGCCCCAGACCCGGTCGGTGACGTGGAGGTGCAGCGGTCGGGCGTCGCCCGGGGGCACCTCGGCCACCACCGTGGCGCCGACGGCGTCGGCGAGCTGGCGGGCGCACAGGTCGACCCCGTGGCCGCGGGGGCCGGGGACGACGTGGACGGGGACGTCTCCTGAGGTCTCACTCGGTGTCGGCACGGGCAGCTCACCTCCGGGGTCGTGGGGCGGGACGGGGGCCGTGTACCCGCTCGGCCCCCCCTGACCCCCCGGGGGGCCGTCGACCCGTTCCGCGCGATGATCGGGGGGTGAGCACCGACCCCGTCGCCCTCGTGAGCGCCGCCGACGTGGACGCCGCGGCCGACGTCCTGGCCGGCACCGTCCCGGTGACGCCGCTGGAGGACAGCCTCCGGCTCTCGGCCCGCCACGGCCTGCGGGTGGTGCTCAAGCGCGAGGACCTGCAGCCGGTGCGGTCCTACAAGTCGCGCGGCGGCTACCACTTCCTGGCCCGGCTGACGCCGGAGGAGCGCGAGCGCGGCGTGGTCTGCGCGAGCGCCGGCAACCACGCCCAGGGCGTCGCCTTCGCGTGCGCCGCGCTGGGGGTCTCGGCCCGGGTCTACCTGCCGCGCACCACCCCCCGGCAGAAGCGCGACCGGGTCGCCGGGCTCGGCGGCGAGCACGTCACCGTGGTCGTCGAGGGCGACTCCTTCGACGACGCCGCCCGGGCCGCCCGCCGCCACGCGGAGGCGACGCACCGGGTGCTGGTGCCGCCCTTCGACCACCCCGCCACGGTCGCGGGCCAGGGCACCGTGGTCCGCGAGGCGGTCGCGCAGCTGGGCGCCGTCCCCGACGTGGTGGTCGTGCCCGTCGGCGGCGGCGGGCTGCTGGCCGGGACGGTCGCCTGGCTGGGCGAGCGGCACCCCGGCGTGCGCGTGGTGGGGGTGGAGCCCGCCGGCGCCGCCTCCCTCACCGCGGCGCTGGCGGCCGGCCACCCCGTCGAGCTGCCCGAGGTCGACCCCTTCGTCGACGGTGCCGCCGTACGCCGCGTCGGCGACGTCACGTATCGCCAGGTCAGCGCCTCCGGTGCGGCGGTCGTGTCCGTGCCCGAGGGTCAGGTCTGCACCGAGATGCTCGCGCTCTACCAGTCCGACGGGATCATCGCCGAGCCCGCCGGGGCGCTCGCCACGGCGGCGCTGCCGGCGCTGCTGCCGACCCTGTCGCTCGGGCCGGACGCCGTGGTGCTGTGCGTGCTCTCGGGCGGCAACAACGACGTCAGCCGCTACGCCGAGATCCTGGAGCGCTCGCTCGTCCACACCGGCCTGAAGCACTACTTCCTCGTCGACTTCCCCCAGGAGCCCGGTGCGCTGCGGGCCTTCCTCGACGAGACCCTCGGCCCGGACGACGACATCACGCTCTTCGAGTACGTCAAGCGCAACAACCGCGAGACCGGCCCCGCCCTCGTCGGCGTCGAGCTCGGCGACGCCGCCGACCTCGCCGGGCTGCTGACGCGGATGTCCGCCTCCCCCTCCCGCATCGAGCACCTCCCGCCCGACTCCCCGCTCACCCGCTGGCTGACCTAGGTCCCGAGGCGCACCATGGAGGCATGAGCCTGCTCGACACCGCGCGGGCCGACCTGCGGCTGGGCCGGCGGCTGGCGACGCTGCGCGCCGGGACGCTGGGGCTGGCCGCGCTGGGCGACCCGGTGGCACGGCTGTTCCAGGCGCCCTGGAAGCACGACCCGTACGCCGTCCACGAGCGGCTGCGCTGCGAGCGCCGCCTGACCTGGAGCCGGTCGGGGATCTGGGTGGCGAGCACCTACGACGACGCCCACGCCGTGCTGCGCGACCGGCGGTTCGGCGTACGCCTCGCCAACGGGCAGCAGCCCTTCGACGTGACCGGCGGGCCGGTCCACGAGGGCACCGAGCCCGACGTGCTGGAGATGTCGCTGCTCGGGCTCGACCCGCCCGACCACGGCCGGCTCCGGAGGCTGGCGACGCCGGCGTTCTCGGCCCGGCGGATCGAGGCGGTGCGGCCCCAGGTCGAGGCCACCGCCACCCGGTTGCTGGACGCGCTGGACCCCGCGCGGGGTCCGGTCGACCTCGTCGCGTCGTACGCCAGCCCGCTGCCGGTCGCGGTGATCAGCGACCTGCTGGCGATCCCGCCCCAGCACGCGCGGCAGTTCGCTGCGTGGGGCAGCACGCTGGGCGCCTCGCTCGACGGGGTCACGTCGGTGCCGCACCACAAGCGGCTGCTGCGGGCGCAGGCCGACCTGCGGGCGCTGTTCGAGCGGCTGGTCGCCGAGCGCCGCGCCGACCCCGGCGAGGACCTGCTGAGCCGGCTCGCCACGGCCGCCGACGGGCCCGACGCGGTCACCGCCGACGAGGTGGTCGCGCTCGCGCAGCTGCTGCTGCTCGCCGGGTTCGAGACCACCACCAACCTGGTCGGCAACGCCGTCCACGCGCTGCTGCAGCACCCCGACCAGCTGGCGATGGCGACCGAGGACCCGTCGCTGGCCGGCCGCGTCATCACCGAGACGCTGCGCTGGGACCCGCCGGTGCAGCTGACCGCGCGGGTGGCGCACGAGCCGGTGCGGGTCGGGCCGGTCGACGTGCGCCGCGACCAGGTCGTGCTCGTGCTGCTCGGCTCGACGGGGCGCGACGAGGCCGTCCACGGGG harbors:
- the ilvA gene encoding threonine ammonia-lyase IlvA, coding for MSTDPVALVSAADVDAAADVLAGTVPVTPLEDSLRLSARHGLRVVLKREDLQPVRSYKSRGGYHFLARLTPEERERGVVCASAGNHAQGVAFACAALGVSARVYLPRTTPRQKRDRVAGLGGEHVTVVVEGDSFDDAARAARRHAEATHRVLVPPFDHPATVAGQGTVVREAVAQLGAVPDVVVVPVGGGGLLAGTVAWLGERHPGVRVVGVEPAGAASLTAALAAGHPVELPEVDPFVDGAAVRRVGDVTYRQVSASGAAVVSVPEGQVCTEMLALYQSDGIIAEPAGALATAALPALLPTLSLGPDAVVLCVLSGGNNDVSRYAEILERSLVHTGLKHYFLVDFPQEPGALRAFLDETLGPDDDITLFEYVKRNNRETGPALVGVELGDAADLAGLLTRMSASPSRIEHLPPDSPLTRWLT
- a CDS encoding cytochrome P450; translated protein: MSLLDTARADLRLGRRLATLRAGTLGLAALGDPVARLFQAPWKHDPYAVHERLRCERRLTWSRSGIWVASTYDDAHAVLRDRRFGVRLANGQQPFDVTGGPVHEGTEPDVLEMSLLGLDPPDHGRLRRLATPAFSARRIEAVRPQVEATATRLLDALDPARGPVDLVASYASPLPVAVISDLLAIPPQHARQFAAWGSTLGASLDGVTSVPHHKRLLRAQADLRALFERLVAERRADPGEDLLSRLATAADGPDAVTADEVVALAQLLLLAGFETTTNLVGNAVHALLQHPDQLAMATEDPSLAGRVITETLRWDPPVQLTARVAHEPVRVGPVDVRRDQVVLVLLGSTGRDEAVHGDADVFDLTRPEGRDTLAFSGGAHYCVGAPLARLEGEVALRLLLERWPGVRRAARPRPRGTTVIRGWRTLPVRA
- a CDS encoding FAD-binding protein, coding for MSAPTPDELVNWAGNHRYSAGRYLRAGSVEEAQQAVADADHVRLVGTRHSFNDLCDTPGTLIDLTGVTAEPELDEAEGTVRVTSGTPYRVVASFLQERGLALANLGSLPHISVGGACATGTHGSGAGNRVLAAGVRRLELIDPSGELRTIADNHVDFDGSVVALGALGAVTRLDLEVEPTYLVRQDLYDHLRWSESIEQVTELLGSAYSVSVFGRWNDTDPTEVLVKHRVEPDEVPLDWTGGVPPMAADAAFRLLPGEDHLTLRGEPGPWAERLPHFRGDRQPSFGDEIQTEWFVDADDAVPALRAVTDLAAALGGELEALLAVTEIRAIRGDDLWLSPAQGRETVALHFTWKRDPMAVLSMALRIEDALAPYAARPHWGKVHGAVDPGLYPRLPDFRDLLARTDPAGKFTNDHVRQALGLG
- a CDS encoding glycosyltransferase encodes the protein MTPAPGSRPPWSRPPWGRPRSDADRDAIEQQDAPRRTVGVVVTHFEQPAELARTLHALTRQTLPPDEVVVSDDGSAVPPGVPRGVRLVTQEDRGFRAAAARNHGVAQLGTDVVVLLDADTTPEPGLLEALTRLPRLQPDVLVVGRRRHADLAARPVDAPVEVAGPAHELTEPPWLRSAYAASRDLRDADDLSCRFVISAVMACSRWWFEELGGFDEGFTAYGGEDWELAHRSRLAGGLLAHEPAAVAWHDGPDAGERPRGVKTAETAAIASRVGVPGLAPRGLLGLAGRPTPVDRLLATDAAFDDRALLLVCDAALRADPTAHLLLDERQAGVLAGEPRVLRHDGDPLAAAAASPARLLVGLHRPWQLDDDAWRTLLAGASPGVLHDAAGPVATTTELRLVRRAERWGTTPPAPATAPAPGRPLPDDLSLEAWLGDW